In Eriocheir sinensis breed Jianghai 21 chromosome 10, ASM2467909v1, whole genome shotgun sequence, the following proteins share a genomic window:
- the LOC126996369 gene encoding fat-like cadherin-related tumor suppressor homolog, with protein MNGDLDYSIRTGKGKKGRFKIHPKTGQVYSNKAFPPSKTFDLMIQVKDNGAPQLTATTRVLVRVMDVPEESPNPPVLQPPPPAHVMETDAPGHLVSFINAQDPDNDTLWYYITEGDESGRFSMGVDSGLVSLARRLDHEDQHHYALTVTATDGVHTAATKLVVEVMDANDHRPVFSARTYEGAVSEDVAPGSTVVTLQCRDRDQSPTASSAVYFTLHHAQALASQGLFTVDSFTGDLIVAEPLDREVSSVHELTVSCRDRGRQENADFALVSVTVEDDNDHEPVFLEPMIIAKLVVEVMDANDHRPVFSARTYEGAVSEDVAPGSTVVTLQCRDRDQSPTASSAVYFTLHHAQALASQGLFTVDSFTGDLIVAEPMDRTFRGGERGGCTAPLVRVMALDHDKGDNGRISYSILEGE; from the exons ATGAACGGTGACCTGGACTACAGCATCAGGACCGGCAAGGGCAAGAAGGGCCGCTTCAAGATCCACCCGAAGACTGGCCAAGTGTACAGCAACAAGGCCTTTCCCCCGAGCAAGACCTTCGATTTGATG atccaGGTGAAGGACAACGGGGCGCCGCAGCTGACGGCCACCACGCGGGTCCTCGTGCGTGTGATGGACGTGCCCGAGGAGTCTCCCAACCCGCCGGTCCTGcagccgccgccccccgcccacgTGATGGAGACGGACGCGCCGGGCCACCTGGTGTCCTTCATCAACGCTCAGGACCCGGATAACGACACCTTGTGGTACTACATCACAG AGGGCGACGAGAGCGGCCGGTTCAGCATGGGCGTGGACTCTGGCCTGGTGAGCCTGGCGCGCCGCCTGGACCACGAGGACCAGCACCACTACGCCCTCACCGTCACGGCCACAGACGGCGtccacaccgccgccaccaag ctcgtggtggaggtgatggacgcCAATGATCACCGGCCAGTGTTCAGCGCCAGGACCTACGAGGGTGCCGTGAGCGAGGACGTGGCGCCGGGGTCCACCGTGGTCACCCTGCAGTGCCGAGACAGGGACCAGTCACCCACGGCGTCCTCCGCGGTGTACTTCACGCTGCACCACGCCCAGGCCTTGGCGTCCCAGGGCCTCTTCACCGTGGACTCGTTCACTGGTGACCTCATCGTGGCCGAGCCCCTGGACAG GGAGGTGTCCAGCGTCCACGAGCTGACCGTGAGCTGCAGGGACCGCGGCCGACAGGAGAACGCAGACTTTGCCCTCGTGTCCGTGACGGTGGAGGACGACAACGACCACGAGCCCGTCTTCCTGGAGCCCATGATCATCGCCAAG ctcgtggtggaggtgatggacgcCAATGATCACCGCCCGGTGTTCAGCGCCAGGACCTACGAGGGTGCCGTGAGCGAGGACGTGGCGCCGGGGTCCACCGTGGTCACCCTGCAGTGCCGAGACAGGGACCAGTCACCCACGGCGTCCTCCGCGGTGTACTTCACGCTGCACCACGCCCAGGCCTTGGCGTCCCAGGGCCTCTTCACCGTGGATTCGTTCACTGGTGACCTCATCGTGGCCGAGCCCATGGATAG